Proteins co-encoded in one Campylobacter jejuni genomic window:
- the cca gene encoding CCA tRNA nucleotidyltransferase, with protein MQISKISLKNNPDLQFIAEFLKPYTKRAYLVGGSVRDLFLGLKICDYDIELYDIKPKDFEKIMQKLGAQGFGKSFFVYKFKNYDLALARTENKISYGHKGFEVQICNDEKLGAKRRDFTINSMMINLFNDEFLDFYGGLKDLGAGFLRHIDKQSFQEDSLRVLRAVVFASRFNFKITSESLKLMQSMDITDLSKDRINAELYKFFKSPRLDVGYRYLQELGLEKQVFGFESVFKSLEFQNLLRQSREFVKSDALFLYLYLNFFNLEKDIFFKRTKLKKEYLKYANQAFYLDDISDFELAKIAFEMPLKEWLGLWSKKRIEQAKRLGLYENKFESKILAKDFINAGFCGKILGLKLQEARENELKEYIKGLAK; from the coding sequence TTGCAAATATCGAAGATAAGCTTAAAAAATAATCCCGATTTACAGTTTATTGCTGAGTTTTTAAAGCCTTATACCAAACGAGCGTATTTGGTTGGAGGTAGCGTTAGGGATTTGTTTTTAGGCTTAAAAATTTGTGACTATGATATAGAGCTTTATGATATAAAACCTAAAGATTTTGAAAAGATTATGCAAAAATTGGGCGCACAAGGCTTTGGAAAAAGTTTTTTTGTGTATAAGTTTAAAAATTATGATTTAGCTCTTGCTAGAACCGAAAATAAAATAAGCTATGGACATAAAGGTTTTGAAGTTCAAATTTGTAATGATGAAAAACTTGGTGCCAAAAGACGCGATTTTACCATAAATTCTATGATGATTAATCTTTTTAACGATGAGTTTTTAGATTTTTATGGAGGATTAAAAGATCTAGGAGCAGGCTTTTTAAGGCATATTGATAAACAAAGCTTTCAAGAGGATAGTTTAAGGGTATTAAGAGCGGTAGTATTTGCTTCAAGGTTTAACTTTAAGATAACTAGCGAAAGCTTGAAATTGATGCAAAGTATGGATATAACTGATCTTAGCAAAGATAGGATCAATGCAGAGCTTTATAAATTCTTTAAAAGTCCTAGACTTGATGTCGGCTATAGATATTTACAAGAACTTGGCTTAGAGAAACAGGTTTTCGGCTTTGAGAGTGTTTTTAAGAGTTTGGAATTTCAAAATTTACTCAGACAAAGTAGAGAATTTGTAAAAAGCGATGCTTTATTCTTGTATTTGTATTTGAATTTTTTTAATTTAGAAAAAGATATATTTTTTAAAAGAACTAAACTTAAAAAAGAATACCTAAAATACGCAAATCAAGCTTTTTATCTTGATGATATAAGTGATTTTGAACTAGCAAAAATTGCTTTTGAAATGCCTTTGAAGGAATGGCTTGGACTTTGGAGTAAAAAGCGTATTGAGCAAGCTAAAAGATTGGGGCTTTATGAGAATAAGTTTGAAAGTAAAATTTTAGCAAAAGATTTCATAAATGCTGGATTTTGTGGTAAAATTCTTGGTTTAAAGCTTCAAGAAGCAAGAGAGAATGAATTAAAAGAATATATAAAAGGTTTAGCTAAATGA
- the purU gene encoding formyltetrahydrofolate deformylase, which produces MISVLKICTKDQKGLIYRISDVIFKYHINIVKNDEFVGKGMFFFRALLEGEFDKEAFIGTLEAMLGQEALIELCEKRKKDIVVFVTKESHCLGDLLIKHYSNELEANIKAVISNHNSLKDLVEKFEIPYHFISAENLDRKEQENQILKCLEQYKFDYLVLAKYMRILSPDFVRYFEGKIINIHHSFLPAFIGANPYKQAFERGVKIIGATAHFVNNNLDEGPIITQAVSPVNHEFTWQDMQQAGRNIEKDVLSKALDLVFEDRIFIHNNKTIIF; this is translated from the coding sequence ATGATTTCTGTATTAAAAATTTGCACCAAAGATCAAAAAGGTTTAATCTATAGAATTTCTGATGTTATTTTTAAATATCATATCAATATAGTAAAAAACGATGAATTTGTAGGTAAAGGAATGTTTTTTTTTCGTGCTCTTTTAGAAGGTGAGTTTGATAAAGAAGCTTTTATAGGAACGCTTGAGGCTATGCTTGGACAAGAAGCCTTGATAGAGCTTTGCGAGAAGAGAAAAAAAGATATTGTTGTTTTTGTTACTAAAGAAAGTCATTGTTTGGGAGATTTGCTAATAAAGCATTATAGTAACGAACTTGAAGCAAATATCAAAGCTGTGATTTCAAATCACAACTCTTTAAAGGATTTAGTTGAGAAATTTGAAATTCCTTATCATTTTATCAGCGCTGAAAATTTAGATCGTAAAGAGCAAGAAAATCAGATTTTAAAATGTCTTGAACAATATAAATTTGATTATTTGGTTTTAGCAAAATATATGCGAATTTTATCTCCTGATTTTGTTAGGTATTTTGAAGGCAAGATTATAAATATTCACCATTCTTTTTTACCTGCATTTATAGGAGCAAATCCTTATAAACAAGCCTTTGAAAGAGGGGTTAAAATAATTGGAGCTACGGCACATTTTGTAAATAATAATCTTGATGAAGGTCCTATTATCACTCAAGCTGTTTCGCCTGTAAACCATGAATTTACTTGGCAAGATATGCAACAAGCAGGTAGAAATATAGAAAAAGATGTTCTTTCAAAAGCACTTGATTTGGTTTTTGAAGATAGAATTTTTATACATAATAATAAAACTATAATATTTTAA
- a CDS encoding aminotransferase class V-fold PLP-dependent enzyme has protein sequence MYLQISDLKKELILKKGILHFDFTASALALKCVEKEISKILPTYANTHSDSSLNSFKTQQIYEQARKDIKKSLSLDENFALIACGTGSSSAIKKFQELIGIYIPPLVKERYFTQIDKNTLPLVIVGPYEHHSNELSFREGLCECIRIPLDKNGEIDFDFLEKTLQKNKKRKIIASFSLASNVTGILSDYKRISEMVRKFKGIVAFDASSFIPYKNISCQYYDALFISSHKLIGGIGGSGLLAIKKDLCGNKPSFAAGGTVGYVSRTSQCYLCNEESLEEGGTPGILQLIRASLAFKIKDSIGVKNIEKKEEILKDYFFEKLKTIPNLILYAKNLKTRLPIFAFNIKGISPFDIAYELSKKYHIETRAGCACAGPYGHDLLDLKDNQKLKTKPGWLRISLHYTHEKEDIDYFFNALNKTIVKLSH, from the coding sequence TTGTATTTGCAAATTTCAGATTTAAAAAAAGAATTGATCTTAAAAAAAGGTATTTTGCATTTTGACTTCACAGCAAGTGCTTTAGCTCTAAAATGTGTAGAAAAAGAAATTTCAAAAATTCTCCCAACCTATGCAAACACACATTCTGATAGCTCTTTAAATTCTTTTAAAACTCAACAAATTTACGAACAAGCAAGAAAAGATATAAAAAAAAGTTTATCATTAGATGAAAATTTTGCCCTTATAGCCTGCGGAACAGGATCAAGCAGTGCTATTAAAAAATTTCAAGAATTGATCGGCATTTACATTCCCCCTCTTGTAAAAGAAAGATATTTTACGCAAATTGATAAAAATACTTTACCTTTAGTTATCGTAGGGCCTTATGAGCATCATTCTAATGAACTTTCATTTCGAGAAGGCTTGTGCGAATGTATTAGAATTCCCTTGGATAAAAATGGGGAAATTGATTTTGATTTTCTAGAAAAAACTTTACAAAAAAACAAAAAAAGAAAAATAATCGCTAGCTTTTCTTTAGCTTCAAATGTTACTGGGATACTAAGTGATTACAAACGCATTTCTGAAATGGTTCGTAAATTTAAAGGGATAGTTGCTTTTGATGCATCTAGTTTTATTCCCTATAAAAACATATCTTGTCAATACTATGATGCGTTGTTTATAAGTTCTCATAAATTAATCGGTGGTATTGGCGGTTCTGGACTTTTAGCTATCAAAAAAGATCTTTGTGGAAACAAGCCTAGCTTTGCAGCAGGTGGAACTGTGGGCTATGTTTCTCGCACTTCACAATGCTACCTTTGTAATGAAGAATCTTTAGAGGAAGGAGGAACACCTGGAATTTTACAACTCATTCGCGCTAGCTTAGCTTTTAAAATCAAAGATTCTATAGGGGTTAAAAATATAGAAAAAAAAGAAGAAATTTTAAAAGATTATTTTTTTGAAAAACTAAAAACTATACCTAATTTAATTTTATACGCAAAGAATTTAAAAACCCGATTGCCTATTTTTGCTTTCAATATCAAAGGAATTTCTCCTTTTGATATCGCTTACGAACTTAGTAAAAAATACCACATAGAAACACGTGCTGGATGTGCTTGTGCTGGGCCTTATGGTCATGATTTGCTAGACTTAAAAGATAATCAAAAACTTAAAACAAAACCAGGCTGGTTAAGAATAAGCTTGCATTATACGCATGAAAAAGAGGATATTGATTATTTTTTTAATGCTTTAAATAAAACTATAGTAAAATTATCGCATTAA
- a CDS encoding DUF234 domain-containing protein codes for MLYKRKNIKFKNFVDLHKNLSLSKLFDFYSVFEGFEKLNILNFEDDVFTNIERILLDDYLKIKSYFALDETSSYALTLLAKNNRKRFSINRKIQHFKALSTLKYLLETGIIKLEYSKEAKKIKDKRQKIKKELRSYVVQDKIIFGNHFTRFFFYFLKPNEKLILQNRYKEVLECIKEKFELYQSFCFEQLSRELLEKKFNINGVQSYWDKNLELDLYYQDENLCFVGEVKFKNKKICKNILNLLKSKAKSLNLAPNYYIIISKNGFSKEFDKICEQNLLLLDLNDFKILLEE; via the coding sequence ATGCTTTATAAAAGGAAAAATATAAAATTTAAGAACTTTGTAGATTTGCATAAGAATTTGTCTTTAAGTAAGCTTTTTGATTTTTATAGTGTGTTTGAAGGTTTTGAAAAATTAAACATTTTAAATTTTGAAGACGATGTATTTACAAATATAGAGCGAATTTTGCTTGATGATTATCTAAAAATTAAAAGTTATTTCGCCTTGGATGAAACAAGTTCTTATGCTCTTACTTTGCTAGCTAAAAACAATCGCAAGCGTTTTTCTATCAATAGAAAAATTCAGCATTTTAAAGCTTTATCTACACTTAAATATCTTTTAGAAACAGGTATAATAAAACTTGAGTATAGTAAGGAAGCTAAAAAAATAAAAGATAAAAGACAAAAAATCAAAAAAGAACTAAGATCTTATGTTGTCCAAGATAAGATTATATTTGGCAACCATTTTACTCGTTTCTTTTTTTATTTTTTAAAGCCCAATGAAAAGCTTATTTTGCAAAATCGTTATAAAGAAGTTTTAGAATGCATTAAGGAAAAATTTGAGCTTTATCAAAGTTTTTGTTTTGAGCAACTTTCTAGAGAATTGCTTGAGAAAAAATTCAATATCAATGGAGTGCAAAGCTACTGGGATAAGAATTTAGAACTTGATCTTTATTATCAAGATGAAAATTTGTGTTTTGTCGGAGAAGTTAAATTTAAAAATAAAAAAATTTGTAAAAATATTTTAAATCTTTTAAAATCAAAAGCAAAGTCTTTAAATTTGGCTCCAAATTATTACATTATAATCTCAAAAAATGGTTTTAGCAAGGAATTTGATAAAATATGCGAACAGAATTTGCTTTTACTTGATTTGAATGATTTTAAGATTTTATTAGAGGAATGA
- the flgS gene encoding fla regulon two-component system sensor histidine kinase FlgS, protein MNESILKSLDSNEKETLQKGLESLIEQTYVIENEYKTLNENYNSLRAMVDEIIEVLPSALWILDKEKNIILQNQEALKNPKLLSIISLDKIRDELEFEGRFYAVKIIAHNEKTIVSATDISDEKRNERLASMGSVAAHLAHEIRNPIGSISLLASTLFARSELKNKHIVLEIQKAIARVERIVNSTLLFTKGVHINALNFNLLELKEECESAINSYNFTSQIDFEISFLDKQICADKALLGLVLQNLIYNAIDAIEESECEKPMIKILASCDNEKICIRVYDNGCEIKDEKLVFEAFKTTKLKGNGLGLSLSKEIINAHKGELSFQSDPKNFYFTLPLV, encoded by the coding sequence ATGAATGAAAGTATTTTAAAAAGTTTAGACTCAAATGAAAAAGAAACCCTACAAAAAGGCTTAGAAAGTCTTATAGAACAAACTTATGTAATAGAAAATGAATACAAAACTTTAAATGAAAACTATAATTCCTTACGTGCAATGGTTGATGAGATTATAGAGGTATTGCCTAGTGCACTTTGGATTTTAGATAAAGAAAAAAATATTATTTTACAAAATCAAGAAGCCTTGAAAAATCCAAAATTACTTAGTATCATTAGTCTTGATAAAATTCGCGATGAGCTTGAATTTGAAGGTAGGTTTTATGCGGTAAAAATCATAGCACATAATGAAAAAACTATAGTTTCAGCTACAGATATTAGCGATGAAAAACGCAATGAAAGGCTTGCAAGCATGGGTAGTGTAGCGGCTCATTTGGCACATGAGATAAGAAATCCTATTGGATCTATATCTTTGCTTGCTTCAACTCTTTTTGCTCGTAGTGAGCTTAAAAATAAGCATATAGTTCTTGAAATCCAAAAGGCTATTGCTAGAGTAGAGCGTATCGTAAATTCAACTTTACTTTTTACTAAGGGTGTGCACATCAATGCTTTAAATTTTAATCTTTTAGAGTTAAAAGAAGAGTGTGAAAGTGCCATTAACTCTTATAATTTCACTTCTCAAATAGACTTTGAAATATCTTTTTTGGATAAGCAGATTTGTGCTGATAAAGCTCTTCTTGGTTTGGTTTTGCAAAATTTGATTTATAATGCTATTGATGCGATAGAAGAAAGCGAATGTGAAAAGCCTATGATTAAAATTTTAGCAAGTTGTGATAATGAAAAAATATGCATCAGAGTGTATGATAATGGTTGTGAAATAAAAGATGAGAAATTGGTTTTTGAAGCTTTTAAAACAACAAAACTTAAAGGCAATGGGCTTGGCTTGTCTCTTTCTAAAGAAATCATAAACGCCCATAAGGGAGAGTTAAGTTTTCAAAGCGATCCTAAGAATTTTTATTTTACCTTACCTTTGGTGTGA
- a CDS encoding Cj0814 family flagellar-dependent secreted protein encodes MSIFSINDNSNYGSILSQAKANKESKENSKISFANAFLKQNASKLNEIQNANSQTLARSEVLNSTNISNTSNNTNFSISSKTSSPNYDISSEFKNSIYTLKYKQADISTSTNTAYGYSVDKDGYMGSDFNKAAGLPKDFKIHKSTLDEIKKAAENDPVVSSTKEYLGVSEYYTNIDMAETIKQYYNLFSNALGQSFPNDKTSFSQADINSMPKGISELSSDKTIGIMPKNYDKLTIANYYNTQERYNEAEQLGMFGHVNIGLQPLNFTPQSMQTQNLDKDTAIDTFNPDMSVYPQNEDGSYSKEALFMSFLKSTGVSPREGSATLNPIAKSYAEAMAKESFDGSLTSLDDIMTGKVDFASLLKGYAQDGWLDADIYAMEKGVAWQNTSIGYGGAWFDREFNQAKANGWKASNESINSFVNNIMDRLNNLIGQTRV; translated from the coding sequence ATGAGTATCTTTAGCATCAATGATAACTCAAACTACGGCTCTATACTTTCACAAGCAAAAGCCAATAAAGAAAGTAAAGAAAATTCTAAAATAAGTTTTGCTAATGCTTTTTTAAAACAAAATGCTAGTAAATTAAATGAAATTCAAAATGCAAATTCACAAACTCTAGCAAGAAGTGAAGTATTAAATTCTACTAATATATCAAATACTAGCAATAATACTAATTTTAGTATAAGTAGTAAAACAAGTTCTCCCAACTATGATATATCAAGTGAGTTTAAAAACTCTATTTATACTCTAAAATACAAACAAGCAGATATAAGCACTTCTACCAATACAGCCTATGGTTATAGTGTAGATAAAGATGGTTATATGGGAAGTGATTTTAATAAGGCTGCAGGATTACCAAAAGATTTTAAGATACATAAATCTACTTTGGATGAGATTAAAAAAGCTGCCGAAAATGATCCTGTTGTTTCAAGTACAAAAGAATACTTAGGCGTAAGCGAGTATTATACTAATATCGATATGGCTGAAACCATAAAACAATATTATAATCTTTTTTCTAATGCTTTAGGTCAAAGTTTTCCAAATGATAAAACAAGTTTTAGCCAAGCAGATATAAATTCTATGCCTAAGGGAATTAGTGAATTATCATCTGATAAAACTATAGGTATTATGCCGAAAAATTATGATAAGCTAACAATAGCAAACTATTATAATACACAAGAACGATATAATGAAGCAGAACAATTAGGAATGTTTGGGCATGTTAACATAGGCTTACAACCATTAAATTTCACTCCGCAAAGTATGCAAACTCAAAATTTAGATAAAGACACTGCAATAGATACTTTTAATCCTGATATGTCAGTTTATCCACAAAATGAAGATGGAAGTTACTCTAAAGAGGCTTTGTTTATGAGTTTTTTAAAATCAACGGGTGTATCGCCAAGAGAAGGTAGTGCAACATTAAATCCTATAGCTAAGTCTTATGCTGAAGCTATGGCCAAAGAAAGCTTTGATGGATCATTAACTTCCTTAGATGACATCATGACAGGCAAAGTTGATTTTGCAAGTTTATTAAAAGGTTATGCACAAGATGGCTGGCTTGATGCAGATATATATGCAATGGAAAAAGGGGTTGCTTGGCAAAATACAAGTATAGGTTATGGTGGAGCTTGGTTTGATAGAGAATTTAATCAAGCAAAAGCTAATGGCTGGAAAGCAAGTAATGAAAGTATAAATTCTTTTGTAAATAATATAATGGATAGACTTAATAATCTTATAGGGCAGACTAGGGTTTAA
- the murF gene encoding Mur ligase family protein, whose product MLVNTLYFINSLFFNFCIAFYLMSALQWYSYKFKRVFFHYHKPLWHLYFLFIPYFLFLAFPLYSLAYFALIHTPILYFWNKGIDKKLVFTSKVKWFFVFVFVYNAIFAILALRFSFLFNLFSLPFALFSLKIYEFFTNLYYKKQAKAKLRANENLKIILITASFGKTSIKNFLYELLKDDFKSYKTPRSVNTLLGIVADINTNLSQDTQIYIAEAGARLKGDIDEITRFLQPHISIVGEIGNAHLEYFKSVENIRSTKLEALNSKRLEKAFLHSSTQKEEDKLINLYDDKLSLIHSSLEGLEFKIDIENKSYDFKSQILGDFNAQNLCVCILCAHYLGIKLEKIQKQVLNINSVEHRLQVLSREPKFIIDDGFNGNFKGMSTSYKLCKSYKGRKVLVSPGIVEVSEEENIKLAKIINECFDLAIISAQINAEIFKKELKIKTIILKEKSQLVQTLAKETKHGDLILFSNDAPSFM is encoded by the coding sequence ATGCTTGTCAATACTCTTTATTTTATCAATTCTTTATTTTTTAATTTTTGTATAGCTTTTTATCTTATGAGTGCTTTACAATGGTATTCTTATAAATTTAAACGCGTGTTTTTTCATTATCATAAACCTTTGTGGCATTTGTATTTTTTATTTATTCCTTATTTTTTATTCTTAGCTTTTCCTTTATACTCTTTGGCATATTTTGCATTGATCCATACTCCGATTTTGTATTTTTGGAACAAAGGTATAGATAAAAAGCTTGTTTTTACAAGTAAGGTTAAATGGTTTTTTGTTTTTGTTTTTGTTTATAATGCTATTTTTGCTATCCTTGCTTTGCGTTTTTCTTTTCTTTTTAATCTTTTTAGCCTTCCTTTTGCTTTATTTAGTCTTAAAATTTATGAGTTTTTTACAAATTTATATTATAAAAAACAAGCCAAAGCCAAACTAAGAGCCAATGAAAATTTAAAAATCATACTCATTACCGCAAGTTTTGGAAAAACAAGTATTAAAAATTTTTTATACGAACTTTTAAAAGATGACTTTAAAAGCTACAAAACACCACGCTCTGTCAATACCTTGCTAGGCATAGTTGCTGATATCAACACCAATTTAAGCCAAGATACTCAAATTTACATAGCTGAAGCAGGTGCTAGACTTAAAGGCGATATTGATGAAATCACGCGTTTTTTACAACCTCACATCAGCATAGTAGGAGAGATAGGCAATGCACATTTAGAGTATTTTAAAAGTGTTGAAAATATCCGCTCAACCAAACTTGAAGCCTTAAATTCCAAAAGACTAGAAAAGGCTTTTTTACACTCTAGCACCCAAAAAGAAGAAGATAAGCTCATCAACCTTTATGATGATAAATTAAGTCTTATTCATTCAAGTCTTGAAGGTTTAGAATTTAAAATCGATATAGAAAATAAATCCTATGATTTTAAAAGTCAAATTTTAGGGGATTTTAATGCGCAAAATCTTTGTGTTTGTATACTTTGTGCTCATTATCTTGGCATAAAACTAGAAAAAATTCAAAAGCAAGTTTTAAATATAAACTCCGTAGAACATCGCTTGCAAGTGCTTTCAAGAGAGCCTAAATTTATTATAGATGATGGTTTTAATGGAAATTTTAAAGGTATGAGCACAAGCTATAAACTTTGTAAAAGCTATAAAGGACGCAAAGTTTTAGTAAGTCCTGGTATAGTGGAAGTAAGCGAAGAAGAAAATATAAAACTTGCTAAAATCATCAATGAGTGTTTTGATCTTGCTATCATTAGTGCACAAATCAATGCTGAAATTTTCAAAAAAGAGTTAAAAATAAAAACCATTATACTTAAAGAAAAGAGTCAGCTAGTTCAAACTCTAGCTAAAGAAACAAAACACGGAGATTTAATACTCTTTTCAAACGATGCACCTAGCTTTATGTGA
- a CDS encoding alpha/beta fold hydrolase: protein MAQTQLSYKNKTYQISYEILGDLSLPQILILHGWGANKELMKQSFCPFLKDFCQIYMDLAGFGNSSVEEILNTQDYANITELFLKQKKLNVCFFMGHSFGGKVSTLLAKEKDTLILLSSAGILAKKSPKVRFKIRIFKILKLFGLGKFYRYFASKDGANLSPMMYETFKRVVDEDFSEIFAKQKAKSLVFWGKSDESTPLYCGEKMHQFLKNSTFYPLEGDHFFFLKHSAFIAQKIKEI from the coding sequence ATGGCTCAAACTCAACTTTCTTATAAAAACAAAACTTATCAAATTTCTTATGAAATTTTAGGCGATCTTTCCTTACCGCAAATACTTATCTTACACGGCTGGGGAGCTAATAAAGAACTTATGAAGCAAAGTTTTTGTCCTTTTTTAAAAGATTTTTGTCAAATTTATATGGATTTGGCGGGTTTTGGAAATTCAAGCGTGGAAGAAATTTTAAACACTCAAGATTACGCCAATATCACAGAACTTTTTTTAAAACAAAAAAAACTCAATGTCTGTTTTTTCATGGGGCATTCTTTTGGTGGAAAAGTAAGTACCCTACTCGCAAAAGAAAAAGACACTCTAATCTTACTTTCAAGTGCGGGAATTTTGGCTAAAAAATCCCCAAAAGTGCGTTTTAAAATCCGTATTTTTAAAATTTTAAAACTCTTTGGTTTGGGAAAATTTTATCGCTATTTTGCTAGTAAAGATGGAGCAAATCTTAGTCCTATGATGTATGAAACCTTTAAAAGGGTTGTTGATGAGGATTTTAGTGAAATTTTTGCCAAGCAAAAGGCTAAAAGCTTGGTTTTTTGGGGGAAAAGCGATGAATCTACGCCTTTGTATTGTGGTGAAAAAATGCATCAATTTTTAAAAAATAGCACTTTTTATCCTTTAGAGGGAGATCATTTTTTCTTTTTAAAACATTCTGCTTTCATAGCTCAAAAAATTAAGGAAATTTAA
- a CDS encoding type II toxin-antitoxin system Phd/YefM family antitoxin: protein MLSFKQDEIYTATEVVRNFSPIMEKLKKSESGKIVILKNNKFEAVMLSMKEFERLQNAMQLLENIYKNQKA from the coding sequence ATGCTCTCTTTTAAACAAGATGAAATTTACACTGCCACCGAGGTGGTAAGAAATTTTAGCCCCATTATGGAAAAACTCAAAAAAAGTGAAAGTGGAAAAATAGTTATTTTAAAAAATAACAAATTTGAAGCTGTAATGCTTAGTATGAAAGAATTTGAACGCTTACAAAATGCCATGCAACTTTTAGAAAATATCTACAAAAATCAAAAGGCTTAA
- the ddlA gene encoding D-alanine--D-alanine ligase, whose translation MKFAILFGGNSYEHEISIVSAVVLKKVINQNLEFIFCDEERRFYHIPSEKMNSKTFSTKAYKKEKELFIKQGGFFSKGFLKENKLECECVINLIHGRDGEDGKIAALFEFYSIKFIGPRLEASILSFNKELTKLYAKSVGVKTLDYTMLRKNQNSKEKLNFPCIIKPARLGSSIGISIVKDEKDLEYAKDVGFEFDNDLVVEEFKNNIKEYNLAGCMINDEFVFSIIEEPKKKEFLDFEQKYLSFSGHNELIEADLSEELKEKLEDSFKKIYNPLFKGALIRCDFFILDNETYLNEINPNPGSLANYLFKDFNTTLNALADQISLEKMIKINYNFLHSINGQKGKL comes from the coding sequence ATGAAATTTGCAATACTTTTTGGCGGAAATTCTTATGAACATGAGATCAGTATAGTAAGTGCTGTAGTACTTAAAAAAGTTATCAATCAAAATTTAGAATTTATTTTTTGTGATGAAGAAAGAAGATTTTATCATATCCCAAGTGAAAAAATGAATTCTAAAACTTTTAGCACCAAAGCTTATAAAAAAGAAAAAGAACTTTTCATCAAACAAGGAGGTTTTTTTAGCAAAGGCTTTTTAAAAGAAAATAAACTAGAGTGCGAATGCGTGATCAATCTTATCCATGGTAGAGATGGAGAAGATGGAAAAATTGCGGCTTTATTTGAGTTTTATTCTATTAAATTTATAGGACCTAGGCTTGAAGCTAGTATATTATCTTTCAACAAAGAACTTACCAAACTTTATGCCAAAAGCGTTGGAGTAAAAACACTTGATTATACCATGCTAAGAAAAAATCAAAACTCTAAAGAAAAGCTTAATTTTCCTTGCATTATCAAACCTGCAAGACTTGGAAGTAGCATAGGTATTAGTATAGTAAAAGATGAAAAAGATTTAGAATACGCCAAAGATGTGGGTTTTGAATTTGATAATGATCTTGTAGTGGAAGAATTTAAAAACAATATCAAAGAATACAATCTTGCAGGATGTATGATCAATGATGAGTTTGTTTTTTCCATCATAGAAGAGCCAAAGAAAAAAGAATTTTTAGACTTTGAACAAAAATATCTTAGCTTTTCAGGACACAATGAGCTTATAGAAGCGGATTTAAGCGAAGAATTAAAAGAAAAACTCGAAGACAGTTTTAAAAAGATCTACAATCCTTTGTTTAAAGGTGCTTTAATACGCTGCGATTTTTTTATACTGGATAATGAAACATATTTAAATGAAATCAACCCAAATCCTGGTTCTTTGGCTAATTATCTTTTTAAAGATTTTAATACCACTTTAAACGCTTTAGCTGATCAAATTTCACTTGAAAAAATGATAAAAATCAACTACAACTTCCTTCACTCCATCAACGGACAAAAAGGAAAATTATAA
- the ruvA gene encoding Holliday junction branch migration protein RuvA: protein MVVGIEGIITKKEPTFIIVKCASGLSYGIFISLFCSAKIQTQEKHEFFITQIIKEDSNKFYGFLDKDEQKMFEMLLKVNGVGANTAMAVCSSLDVNSFYKALSLGDESVLKKVPGIGPKSAKRIIVELSDTKTKLENVSDDKSEALAALLTLGFKQEKIISVLASAQATSTSELIKEALKKLG from the coding sequence ATGGTTGTCGGCATCGAAGGAATAATCACAAAAAAAGAACCTACTTTTATCATTGTTAAATGCGCTAGTGGTTTAAGCTATGGGATATTTATTTCGCTTTTTTGTTCTGCTAAAATTCAAACTCAAGAAAAGCATGAGTTTTTTATCACTCAAATCATCAAAGAAGATTCTAATAAATTTTATGGCTTTTTGGATAAAGATGAACAAAAAATGTTTGAAATGCTTTTAAAAGTCAATGGAGTGGGTGCAAATACTGCTATGGCGGTATGCTCTAGTCTTGATGTAAATTCTTTTTACAAAGCGTTAAGTTTGGGCGATGAAAGCGTGCTTAAAAAAGTACCTGGCATAGGTCCAAAAAGTGCAAAACGCATTATAGTAGAACTTTCTGACACAAAAACCAAACTTGAAAATGTAAGCGATGATAAAAGCGAAGCCTTAGCCGCACTTCTTACTCTAGGCTTTAAACAAGAAAAAATCATAAGTGTTTTAGCAAGTGCTCAAGCAACAAGCACAAGCGAACTCATCAAAGAAGCTCTTAAAAAACTAGGATAA